The Coregonus clupeaformis isolate EN_2021a chromosome 26, ASM2061545v1, whole genome shotgun sequence genome window below encodes:
- the LOC121540515 gene encoding zinc finger protein Gfi-1-like, protein MPRSFLVKSKKAHSYHQPRSLEDDDNRLDTILAHICAENSKIPEDSDALTCGDAIGGFSPDSHLAYTEDFSKSLLSCGDSVCGPVSDYEDFWRPPSPSASPVDSDKSLSPSVDETQPFAVPFRPYAWNSYSGSDIRHLVQQSLHHQHHHPMDLDQSQALGYYGDRAIEPTFFDRSPVPENYSDYRASACLFERATVPGVGLYSEGNLHGKSPEIKAESDLLCSRLILNGAYKCIKCSKVFSTPHGLEVHVRRSHSGTRPYACDICGKTFGHAVSLEQHKVVHSQERSFDCKICGKSFKRSSTLSTHLLIHSDTRPYPCQYCGKRFHQKSDMKKHTFIHTGEKPHKCQVCGKAFSQSSNLITHSRKHTGFKPFGCDLCGKGFQRKVDLRRHKETQHGLKASN, encoded by the exons ATGCCTCGGTCCTTCTTAGTGAAGAGTAAGAAGGCGCACAGCTACCACCAGCCCCGCTCCTTAGAAGATGACGACAATCGACTGGATACTATCTTAGCTCATATATGTGCAG AGAATAGTAAGATCCCAGAGGACTCGGATGCCTTGACATGCGGCGATGCCATCGGCGGGTTCTCCCCGGACTCTCACCTGGCGTACACGGAAGATTTCTCCAAATCTCTGCTCAGCTGTGGGGACAGTGTGTGCGGTCCAGTCTCGGATTATGAAGACTTCTGGCGGCCTCCATCGCCCTCAGCATCACCAG TAGATTCTGATAAATCCCTGTCTCCCTCGGTGGACGAGACACAACCCTTTGCCGTTCCCTTCCGGCCCTATGCGTGGAACAGTTACTCTGGTTCTGACATTCGGCACCTGGTCCAGCAAAGTCtccaccaccagcaccaccatCCCATGGACCTGGACCAGAGCCAGGCTCTGGGTTACTATGGTGACCGGGCTATCGAACCAACCTTCTTCGACAGAAGCCCTGTACCTGAAAATTACAGTGATTACAGGGCCTCTGCCTGTTTGTTCGAGAGAGCCACCGTCCCCGGCGTTGGGTTGTACTCGGAAGGGAATCTGCACGGGAAAAGCCCAGAAATCAAGGCTGAGTCTGACCTTCTCTGCTCACGGCTCATTCTGAATGGTGCCTACAAGTGCATCAAATGCAGCAAG GTGTTTTCGACTCCCCATGGGTTGGAGGTTCACGTTCGCAGATCACACAGTGGCACGAGGCCCTATGCTTGTGATATCTGTGGCAAAACCTTCGGACATGCTGTCAGCCTCGAGCAACATAAAGTTGTGCACTCTCAG GAAAGAAGTTTTGATTGCAAAATCTGCGGTAAAAGCTTCAAAAGGTCGTCGACTCTCTCCACGCATCTCCTCATCCACTCTGATACACGGCCTTACCCATGCCAGTATTGCGGGAAGAGGTTCCACCAGAAATCAGACATGAAGAAACACACATTCATCCACACAG GTGAGAAGCCGCACAAATGCCAGGTGTGTGGGAAAGCGTTCAGCCAGAGCTCCAACCTCATAACTCACAGCCGGAAACACACGGGCTTCAAACCGTTCGGATGCGACCTCTGCGGCAAGGGATTCCAGAGAAAAGTCGATTTAAGAAGGCACAAAGAAACACAGCATGGACTAAAAGCCTCAAACTAA